A window of Pirellulales bacterium contains these coding sequences:
- a CDS encoding anthranilate synthase component I family protein has product MSRDVGEKAVAQIAAPPGLPVVAELPTGLSAVEAFRRLRVLPHVVFFDSAAPQGELGRWSFVAADPFDWIESAEGDDRPLDRLAALAARFAHPRGEELPPFTGGLAGVLGYGLSRCFERVPAPQCDDLPTPAVAVGAYDVVMAFDHWRSRGWLVSQGWPAIDSAERRERARDRAAQFRQLLAGDDGSKRLVRAEVSEIAACDLAPQHAAELAGVVSNLTRDDYLTMVRRGVEYIHAGDVFQANLSQRLLAPQTQSAADLYLRLRERNPAPYAGFFDMGSTQVCSASPECFLTVRGDQAETRPIKGTRGRSRHPLADLFAGDDLRASAKDRAENVMIVDLLRNDLARSCTADSVRVDKLCELETYAHVKHLVSVVSGRLAPGRGPLDLLAAAFPGGSITGAPKVRAMEIIAELEPTARGPYCGSLAYLGFDGQMDSNILIRTITAAHGWLQAPVGGGIVAASDPAEEYRESWHKARGLADVMAGGVFEP; this is encoded by the coding sequence ATGAGCCGCGACGTGGGCGAGAAAGCGGTTGCTCAGATCGCGGCCCCCCCGGGATTGCCCGTGGTGGCGGAATTGCCGACGGGCCTCTCGGCGGTCGAAGCCTTTCGCCGGTTGAGGGTGCTGCCGCACGTCGTGTTCTTCGACAGCGCAGCGCCGCAGGGAGAGCTTGGCCGCTGGTCGTTCGTAGCGGCCGATCCGTTCGATTGGATTGAGTCGGCCGAGGGGGACGATCGCCCGCTCGATCGACTGGCGGCGCTGGCCGCCCGGTTCGCGCATCCTCGAGGCGAAGAATTGCCGCCGTTTACCGGCGGGTTGGCCGGCGTGTTGGGGTACGGTTTGTCGCGCTGCTTCGAGCGCGTGCCCGCACCGCAGTGCGACGACTTGCCGACGCCGGCCGTGGCAGTCGGTGCGTACGACGTGGTCATGGCGTTCGATCACTGGCGAAGTCGCGGATGGCTTGTGTCGCAGGGGTGGCCGGCGATCGACTCAGCGGAGCGGCGCGAGCGGGCGCGGGACCGAGCCGCACAGTTCCGGCAGTTGCTTGCCGGGGACGACGGCTCCAAACGCCTAGTCCGGGCCGAAGTCAGCGAAATCGCGGCGTGCGATCTCGCCCCGCAGCACGCCGCCGAGCTTGCAGGGGTCGTCAGCAATCTCACCCGCGACGACTACCTGACGATGGTGCGACGCGGCGTCGAGTACATTCATGCGGGAGATGTGTTCCAGGCGAACCTGTCGCAGCGGCTGCTTGCTCCTCAGACGCAATCGGCGGCGGACCTCTACCTGCGCTTGCGTGAGCGGAACCCGGCGCCCTATGCGGGATTCTTTGACATGGGCTCGACACAGGTTTGCAGCGCGTCCCCCGAGTGTTTTTTGACGGTCCGCGGCGATCAAGCAGAGACGCGGCCGATCAAGGGAACCCGCGGCCGTTCGCGTCATCCGCTGGCCGACCTGTTCGCCGGCGACGACTTGCGGGCGAGCGCCAAAGATCGAGCCGAGAACGTAATGATCGTCGACTTGCTGCGCAACGATCTGGCGCGATCCTGTACGGCCGACAGCGTGCGCGTCGACAAACTGTGCGAACTGGAGACCTACGCCCACGTGAAGCACTTGGTGTCGGTCGTCAGCGGTCGGCTGGCGCCAGGGCGGGGGCCGCTCGATTTGCTCGCTGCGGCGTTTCCCGGCGGTTCGATTACAGGCGCTCCCAAGGTGCGGGCCATGGAGATCATCGCCGAACTCGAGCCGACGGCCCGCGGTCCGTACTGCGGTTCGTTGGCCTATCTGGGGTTCGACGGTCAGATGGATTCGAACATTCTCATCCGCACGATCACGGCCGCGCACGGCTGGCTGCAGGCGCCGGTCGGCGGGGGGATTGTCGCCGCATCCGACCCGGCTGAAGAATATCGCGAAAGCTGGCACAAGGCGCGCGGGCTGGCCGACGTGATGGCGGGAGGAGTGTTTGAGCCTTGA
- a CDS encoding aminodeoxychorismate/anthranilate synthase component II, which produces MLLLIDNYDSFAHNLARYFERLGQETRVVRNDATTAAKALAMRPAAVVLSPGPCTPSEAGCSVELVRRASGVVPLLGVCLGHQAIAAALGGRIVRAPAPVHGQTSPIDHDGRGLFAGLPRPLTVCRYHSLIVERESLPDSLDVTATTADGIVMALTHRAHPTFGVQFHPEAILTEGGYGLLANFLAAAGLSTSVDVATLSASERRLAVPTETAVPRGPVTF; this is translated from the coding sequence ATGTTGCTGCTCATCGACAACTACGACAGCTTTGCGCACAACCTCGCTCGATACTTCGAGCGGCTGGGACAGGAGACGCGCGTCGTGCGGAATGACGCAACGACGGCGGCCAAGGCCCTGGCGATGCGACCGGCGGCGGTCGTGTTGTCGCCGGGGCCCTGCACGCCGAGCGAAGCGGGGTGTTCGGTCGAGTTGGTGCGGCGCGCCAGCGGCGTCGTGCCGCTGTTGGGCGTGTGCTTGGGGCATCAGGCGATCGCTGCGGCTCTGGGAGGGCGAATCGTCCGAGCCCCCGCGCCCGTGCATGGGCAGACGTCGCCGATCGATCACGACGGCCGCGGGCTGTTTGCCGGGTTGCCGCGGCCGCTCACGGTATGTCGTTATCACTCGCTGATCGTCGAGCGCGAGTCGCTCCCCGACTCGCTCGATGTGACAGCGACGACCGCCGATGGTATCGTGATGGCGCTGACGCACCGCGCGCACCCGACCTTCGGCGTCCAGTTTCACCCGGAGGCGATCCTGACCGAGGGAGGGTACGGGCTGCTCGCGAATTTCCTCGCAGCCGCGGGACTTTCGACCTCGGTCGACGTCGCGACGCTCTCCGCGAGCGAGCGGCGCCTTGCTGTTCCGACGGAGACTGCGGTTCCCCGTGGGCCCGTGACGTTTTGA
- a CDS encoding DUF447 family protein, giving the protein MPAEHRDLTAELTLGESGRVWEGLVTTRNADGSTNVAPMGPIAGPAFDFLLLRPYAASRTCANLERMPRGVFQLTDDIEALAAAVVKPADWAPKLVPIEQFDVPRLADCCRWYAFELVWFDVAPERTTALARVVDHGAVRDCCGFNRAKHAVLEAAILATRVGILPTDEIVAEFDRLAVIVRKTGAAAELQAFAVLERFVAAAGGALTETAP; this is encoded by the coding sequence ATGCCTGCCGAACACCGCGATCTGACGGCGGAGTTGACTCTGGGCGAGTCAGGCCGGGTGTGGGAAGGACTCGTCACGACCCGCAACGCTGACGGGTCGACGAACGTAGCGCCGATGGGCCCCATCGCCGGTCCGGCGTTCGACTTCCTATTGCTTCGCCCTTACGCTGCGTCACGGACCTGTGCGAATCTCGAACGCATGCCGCGCGGGGTGTTTCAGCTGACCGACGATATCGAAGCGCTCGCCGCCGCCGTCGTGAAGCCGGCTGACTGGGCGCCAAAGCTCGTGCCAATCGAACAGTTTGACGTCCCGCGGCTGGCCGACTGCTGCCGATGGTATGCGTTCGAATTGGTGTGGTTCGACGTGGCGCCGGAACGCACGACGGCGCTCGCTCGGGTGGTCGATCACGGAGCGGTCCGCGACTGTTGCGGATTCAACCGGGCGAAACACGCCGTGCTGGAAGCGGCGATCCTTGCGACGCGAGTCGGCATCCTCCCCACGGACGAGATTGTCGCGGAGTTCGACCGGCTCGCCGTAATCGTCCGCAAGACTGGCGCCGCGGCTGAGTTGCAGGCGTTCGCCGTGCTCGAGCGGTTCGTCGCTGCGGCGGGGGGCGCCTTGACGGAAACGGCGCCGTGA
- the dapA gene encoding 4-hydroxy-tetrahydrodipicolinate synthase gives MNTTKAEAFAGLSVAIVTPFKNGEVDYDLLRDQIEFQVAAGTTCLCPVGTTGESPTLTHDEHDRVIAFVCDTVAGRMKVMPGVGSNSTAEALRLTKNAQRNGADAALQVAPYYNKPTQKGFYEHFKILAEETGLPQCIYNIPGRTGKNVEPETIIRLAELENIAMVKEATGSLDQASAIIGNTNLTVLSGDDSLTLPLLAIGGRGVISVVGNIVPRDMIALLTAYAAGDKDEAMRWHHRLFGLCRDMLGLATNPIPVKAAMQMLGRDTGELRLPMTTLDPPQEEALRQTLIAYGLL, from the coding sequence TTGAATACGACCAAAGCTGAAGCGTTTGCCGGCCTGTCGGTGGCGATCGTCACCCCGTTCAAGAACGGCGAGGTCGACTATGACCTCCTTCGCGATCAGATCGAGTTCCAGGTCGCCGCGGGGACGACCTGCCTTTGCCCCGTGGGCACCACGGGCGAGTCGCCCACCCTGACCCACGACGAACACGATCGGGTCATCGCCTTCGTCTGCGACACCGTCGCCGGGCGGATGAAGGTCATGCCGGGCGTCGGCTCGAACAGCACGGCCGAGGCGTTGCGGCTCACCAAGAACGCCCAGCGGAACGGCGCCGACGCCGCTCTGCAGGTGGCGCCGTACTACAACAAGCCGACACAGAAGGGATTCTACGAGCATTTCAAGATCCTGGCCGAGGAGACCGGCCTGCCGCAGTGCATCTACAATATCCCCGGACGCACGGGGAAGAACGTCGAACCCGAAACCATCATTCGCCTCGCGGAACTTGAGAACATCGCCATGGTCAAGGAGGCGACCGGCTCGCTCGATCAGGCCTCGGCGATCATCGGCAATACGAACCTCACGGTGCTCAGCGGGGACGATAGCCTGACGTTGCCGCTCTTGGCGATCGGCGGCCGGGGAGTGATCTCTGTTGTGGGGAACATCGTGCCGCGGGACATGATCGCCCTGCTGACGGCCTACGCCGCGGGGGACAAGGACGAAGCGATGCGCTGGCACCACCGGCTGTTCGGCTTGTGCCGCGACATGCTGGGGCTTGCCACAAACCCTATCCCGGTCAAAGCCGCGATGCAGATGCTGGGCCGCGATACGGGCGAGCTGCGCCTGCCGATGACTACGCTCGACCCGCCGCAGGAGGAAGCCCTGCGACAAACGCTGATCGCTTACGGACTGCTGTAG
- a CDS encoding pyridoxine 5'-phosphate synthase, with the protein MALLGVNIDHVATVREARKTNEPDPVWAASLAEIGGADGITLHLREDRRHIQERDLHLLRQTVTVKLNLELACDAEVLRIAAAARPYQATLVPERREEVTTEGGLDAAGQKARVGDAVKQLQDAGIVVSLFLDPDPRQIEVAAELGAEAVEIHTGAYALASAAFGGHAELQVLRDAGQAVRDAGLVLHAGHGLTYRNVRPVAVIPGMCELNIGHSIISRAIMVGLEQAVRDMKRLIE; encoded by the coding sequence ATGGCACTATTGGGCGTCAACATCGACCACGTCGCCACCGTGCGCGAGGCCCGCAAGACGAACGAACCCGACCCGGTGTGGGCCGCTTCGCTCGCCGAGATCGGCGGGGCCGACGGCATTACGCTCCACCTTCGCGAAGATCGTCGACACATCCAGGAACGCGACCTGCATCTGCTCCGACAAACGGTCACGGTGAAGCTCAATCTGGAACTCGCCTGCGACGCCGAGGTGCTGCGGATCGCTGCTGCGGCACGCCCCTATCAGGCGACCCTCGTCCCCGAGCGCCGCGAGGAAGTCACCACCGAAGGGGGACTCGACGCCGCGGGGCAGAAGGCACGCGTCGGCGACGCCGTGAAGCAACTGCAGGACGCGGGGATCGTGGTGAGTCTGTTTCTCGACCCTGACCCGCGGCAAATCGAAGTCGCCGCGGAACTCGGCGCCGAAGCGGTCGAGATCCACACCGGCGCTTACGCCCTCGCCAGCGCCGCGTTCGGCGGACACGCCGAACTGCAGGTCCTCCGCGACGCCGGCCAAGCGGTCCGCGACGCTGGGCTGGTGCTCCACGCCGGCCACGGACTGACCTACCGCAATGTTCGCCCCGTCGCCGTGATTCCCGGCATGTGCGAGCTGAACATCGGCCACAGCATCATCTCGCGAGCGATTATGGTCGGCCTGGAGCAGGCAGTCCGCGACATGAAGCGGCTGATCGAATGA
- the mgtE gene encoding magnesium transporter, producing the protein MVNTLYLPELREMLADDDRAGLAEFCTALHAARTAEFMEGLTAEESWQVLQHTDPRNRIEIFSYLDQAKQVEILETAPPEETSALIAEMPADDRVDLLNQVSPEAVDLVMPLMPAEERRDIMRLSAYPEGTAGSLMTTDIAMLPESLTVRAALEEIARQAGEHETIYYIYTVDDERHLRGLVSARQLVTHLNKPNMPLADLVERDLVTVVDTDDQETVAAKVADYDFLAIPVVDAERRLLGIITHDDIIDVLREEAEEDAYLAGGLEPLAETYLDTPWYELAWKRGLWLTILFVAATLTATTLKTYDEELKAVPWLVFFIPLVTSCGGNSGTQSTTLAIRALTNKDITPRDWWRVLRREVATGLCLGGFLAIIGFGIARVVAREPALSEIMVVPLTLIGVVTCGSVIGSQLPLLFRRLGLDEALMSSPFLAGIIDIIGIVIYMTVAIALLQEFSI; encoded by the coding sequence ATGGTGAACACCCTCTACCTGCCGGAACTCCGCGAGATGCTGGCCGACGACGATCGGGCCGGCCTTGCCGAGTTTTGCACTGCGCTGCATGCGGCGCGGACGGCGGAATTTATGGAGGGACTCACTGCCGAGGAGTCGTGGCAGGTCCTGCAGCACACCGATCCGCGGAATCGGATCGAGATTTTTTCGTACCTCGACCAAGCCAAGCAGGTTGAGATCCTCGAGACGGCGCCCCCCGAGGAAACAAGCGCCCTGATCGCCGAGATGCCGGCGGACGACCGGGTCGACCTCCTCAACCAAGTGTCGCCCGAGGCGGTCGATCTGGTCATGCCGCTCATGCCCGCCGAGGAGCGGCGGGACATCATGCGGCTGTCGGCCTACCCCGAGGGGACGGCCGGTTCGCTGATGACGACCGACATCGCGATGCTCCCCGAGTCGCTCACGGTGCGAGCGGCGCTTGAGGAGATCGCCCGGCAGGCGGGCGAGCACGAAACCATCTACTACATCTACACGGTGGACGACGAGCGGCACCTTCGCGGGCTTGTTTCAGCGCGGCAACTGGTCACCCACCTGAACAAGCCGAACATGCCGCTTGCCGATCTGGTCGAGCGGGACCTCGTGACGGTGGTCGACACCGACGACCAGGAGACGGTTGCGGCGAAGGTGGCCGACTACGACTTCCTGGCGATCCCGGTCGTCGACGCCGAGCGGCGGCTGTTGGGGATCATCACGCACGACGACATCATCGACGTGCTGCGCGAGGAAGCGGAAGAGGACGCCTACTTGGCCGGCGGTCTTGAACCGCTGGCCGAAACGTACCTCGACACCCCGTGGTACGAGCTCGCCTGGAAACGCGGTTTGTGGCTGACGATTCTGTTCGTCGCCGCGACTCTTACCGCCACGACGCTCAAGACCTATGACGAGGAGCTCAAGGCCGTTCCTTGGCTGGTGTTTTTCATCCCGCTGGTCACATCCTGCGGCGGGAACAGCGGCACGCAATCGACCACGCTTGCGATTCGCGCCCTGACGAACAAGGACATCACCCCTCGCGATTGGTGGCGCGTGCTGCGGCGCGAGGTCGCCACCGGGTTATGCCTGGGGGGCTTCCTGGCGATCATCGGCTTCGGGATCGCGAGGGTCGTTGCGCGCGAACCGGCGCTTAGCGAAATCATGGTCGTGCCGCTGACGCTGATCGGGGTCGTCACCTGCGGCAGCGTCATCGGCTCGCAGTTGCCGCTCTTGTTTCGCCGGCTCGGTCTCGACGAAGCGCTGATGAGCAGCCCCTTTCTGGCGGGCATCATCGACATCATCGGCATCGTCATCTACATGACGGTGGCGATCGCGCTGCTCCAAGAGTTCTCGATCTGA
- the rnc gene encoding ribonuclease III yields the protein MSTIPSDSVENDRTDLAGCQERIGYAFRDPQMLEAALTHASGVAHRLSSNERMEFLGDAILGKVVCERLFHRYPEYSEGELTKIKSVVVSRDTCARMSDALGLSEYLILGKGMAADPSVPRSVLAAAFESLIAAIYLDGGIDAAEAFILQHVEAEIESAVSCEFGGNYKSMLQQFAQREHGVTPNYRLLDEKGPDHSKCFKISAQVGEQRFPPAWGRSKKESEQRAAHNAICRLRGEHEPYPTEDSDGETLNKGE from the coding sequence ATGTCTACCATTCCCAGCGATTCGGTCGAGAACGACCGAACCGACCTGGCCGGGTGCCAGGAGCGCATCGGCTACGCCTTTCGCGACCCCCAAATGTTGGAGGCGGCTCTGACGCACGCCTCGGGGGTCGCCCATCGGCTCTCCTCGAACGAGCGGATGGAGTTCCTCGGCGACGCCATTCTCGGCAAGGTCGTCTGCGAGCGGTTGTTTCACCGCTACCCCGAGTACTCCGAGGGGGAACTGACCAAGATCAAGTCGGTCGTGGTCAGTCGCGACACCTGCGCCCGGATGAGCGACGCCTTGGGATTGTCCGAGTACCTGATCCTCGGCAAAGGGATGGCGGCCGACCCCAGCGTGCCGCGCAGCGTGCTGGCCGCGGCGTTCGAGTCGTTGATCGCGGCGATCTATCTCGACGGCGGCATCGACGCCGCCGAGGCGTTCATCCTGCAGCACGTCGAGGCCGAGATCGAGTCGGCCGTGTCGTGCGAGTTCGGCGGCAACTACAAGTCGATGCTGCAGCAGTTCGCCCAGCGCGAGCATGGCGTGACGCCCAATTACCGGTTGCTCGACGAAAAGGGCCCCGACCACAGCAAGTGCTTCAAGATCTCGGCTCAAGTGGGCGAACAGCGTTTCCCCCCGGCGTGGGGCCGCAGCAAGAAGGAATCGGAACAGCGCGCCGCCCACAACGCCATCTGCCGCCTGCGCGGCGAGCATGAGCCGTACCCGACGGAAGACTCGGACGGAGAGACGCTGAACAAGGGGGAGTGA
- the dacB gene encoding D-alanyl-D-alanine carboxypeptidase/D-alanyl-D-alanine-endopeptidase — protein sequence MPRLLAVLVHLASVAVAAGAATAATPLEQRLAKLLDQHPSARRTTVALKVVDLADNRVLFDRHGERLFIPASNLKIYTAACAFDLFDPRHRFATDVLAAGPIVDGELQGNLVIVGGGDSMLAAADLRALATRVVAEWGLRTVRGRVVADNSRYAPRLKGPGWMWDDDPDYYNMSVTPLMLDFNVLTVKSTPRIDGPPHVVFDPPSHSPPIVIEPDPAATEIAITRRPFTEPIVVRSPPSGGSETKKALTMHDPGPWVAGVFQGALESRGVKFKSPLARQADDPTAAESSSVVLATRELSHSGRTLVEAINHFQAVSENAVGEALLHEIAIRRGVERPDWPDGAAAIANWLTTVAGLDPGSFRIVDGSGLSRYNLVSADSAVRLLAFMHTHRRSQEFFDSLPRYKLADAAAGDAAVVIAAKPGGMQSVSTISGYLKTRTGRLLAFSLLANGYIGSNEPILDLRQKVWRELADK from the coding sequence ATGCCACGCTTGCTCGCCGTGCTCGTCCATCTCGCGTCGGTCGCCGTCGCTGCCGGCGCGGCAACGGCCGCGACGCCGCTCGAGCAGCGGCTCGCCAAGCTCCTCGACCAGCACCCCTCGGCCCGGCGCACGACCGTGGCGCTTAAGGTCGTCGACCTGGCCGACAATCGCGTGCTGTTCGACCGCCACGGCGAACGGCTGTTCATCCCCGCGTCGAACCTGAAGATCTACACCGCCGCGTGCGCGTTCGACCTGTTCGACCCGCGGCACCGCTTCGCGACCGACGTCCTGGCCGCCGGGCCGATCGTCGACGGCGAGTTGCAGGGGAACCTCGTGATTGTCGGCGGAGGGGACAGCATGCTCGCCGCCGCCGACTTGCGCGCCCTCGCCACCCGCGTCGTCGCCGAATGGGGGCTCCGTACGGTCCGCGGCCGCGTCGTCGCCGACAACAGCCGCTACGCCCCGCGGCTGAAGGGCCCTGGGTGGATGTGGGACGACGACCCCGACTACTACAACATGTCCGTCACGCCGCTGATGCTCGACTTCAACGTGTTGACGGTGAAGTCGACCCCGCGGATCGACGGTCCGCCGCACGTCGTGTTCGATCCGCCGTCGCATTCGCCTCCGATCGTGATCGAGCCCGACCCCGCCGCGACCGAAATCGCGATCACCCGCCGCCCGTTCACCGAGCCGATCGTCGTCCGCTCGCCGCCAAGCGGGGGAAGCGAAACCAAGAAGGCCCTCACAATGCACGACCCGGGCCCCTGGGTCGCCGGGGTCTTCCAAGGGGCGCTCGAATCGCGCGGCGTGAAGTTCAAATCGCCGCTGGCCAGACAAGCCGACGACCCAACCGCCGCCGAATCCTCAAGCGTCGTCCTCGCGACGCGCGAGCTCTCCCACTCCGGCCGGACGCTCGTCGAGGCGATCAACCACTTCCAGGCGGTCAGCGAGAACGCCGTCGGCGAGGCGCTGCTGCACGAAATCGCCATCCGCCGCGGCGTCGAGCGGCCCGACTGGCCCGACGGCGCCGCCGCGATCGCCAACTGGCTGACGACCGTCGCCGGGCTGGACCCAGGCTCGTTCCGCATCGTCGACGGCTCGGGCCTGTCGCGCTACAACCTCGTCAGCGCCGACTCGGCCGTGCGGCTCTTGGCGTTCATGCACACCCATCGCCGCAGCCAGGAATTCTTCGACTCGCTGCCGCGCTACAAGCTGGCCGACGCCGCAGCGGGCGACGCCGCGGTCGTGATCGCCGCCAAACCGGGCGGCATGCAAAGCGTCTCGACGATCAGCGGCTACCTGAAAACCCGCACCGGCCGCCTGCTCGCCTTCTCGCTGCTCGCCAACGGCTACATCGGCAGCAACGAACCGATCCTCGATCTGAGGCAGAAGGTGTGGCGGGAGTTGGCGGATAAATGA
- a CDS encoding Gfo/Idh/MocA family oxidoreductase, producing the protein MLNRRDCLKWSAAGFGLLASGRAPAAAANDRIRLGIIGLGWRGNELLDMFLRESGAEIRWLVDVDRERVDEAGKKAPQASRSQNLADVIESDDVDAVVIATCNHWHCLAAVRAIAAGKDVYVEKPLGQNVWEGRQVVAAARKHDRIVQLGTQQRSDPMQRGIREFLHEEQALGKILGVEVCRYGVRPSIGKQDAPLKPAASVDFDRWLGPAQDLPIYRPNLHYDWHWSWNTGNGEMGNWGVHLVDDVLNVVLRDSLALPRSVQAGGGRLTWNDAGETPNVHFARFDAGEFPVVFGLSNLPEKPGARGALKRHGVESGYIVSCEGGRYCGWRGGGVAVDARGKELRKFRGTSGAQEHVHNFLEAVRTRDRGLLNAEVAIGDSSTNWCHMANLAYRSGVAGGGSKVDGDDPAWHGMLGALGDHLQAHGIGLGDEQLRASGVLTIAADDAAFAGPNAEVANSLLQREYRAGYEFPTETA; encoded by the coding sequence ATGTTGAATCGACGAGACTGTCTGAAATGGTCGGCGGCGGGGTTCGGGCTCTTGGCCTCGGGGCGGGCGCCGGCGGCTGCAGCCAACGATCGCATTCGGCTGGGAATCATCGGCCTGGGATGGCGCGGGAACGAGTTGCTTGACATGTTCCTTCGCGAGAGCGGCGCCGAGATTCGCTGGCTGGTCGACGTCGACCGCGAGCGCGTCGACGAAGCCGGCAAGAAGGCGCCCCAGGCCAGCCGCTCGCAGAATCTCGCCGACGTGATCGAGAGCGACGACGTTGATGCGGTCGTCATCGCCACGTGCAACCATTGGCATTGCTTGGCGGCGGTTCGCGCAATCGCCGCAGGAAAGGACGTGTACGTCGAGAAGCCGCTGGGACAGAACGTGTGGGAGGGCCGGCAAGTCGTCGCCGCGGCCCGCAAGCACGATCGGATCGTCCAGTTGGGGACGCAGCAACGGTCCGACCCGATGCAGCGGGGGATCCGCGAGTTCCTGCACGAGGAGCAGGCGCTGGGGAAGATTCTGGGGGTCGAGGTCTGCCGCTACGGCGTGCGACCGTCGATTGGCAAGCAGGACGCCCCGCTCAAGCCGGCGGCGTCGGTCGACTTCGACCGGTGGCTGGGGCCGGCGCAGGATCTGCCGATTTATCGGCCGAACCTGCACTACGATTGGCATTGGAGCTGGAACACGGGCAACGGCGAGATGGGCAACTGGGGGGTTCATCTGGTCGACGACGTGCTGAACGTCGTCCTGCGCGACTCGCTCGCGCTGCCCCGATCGGTGCAGGCCGGCGGCGGGCGATTGACATGGAACGATGCGGGGGAGACTCCGAACGTTCACTTCGCCCGATTTGACGCGGGCGAATTTCCCGTCGTGTTCGGGCTGAGCAATCTGCCGGAGAAGCCGGGCGCCCGCGGCGCGCTGAAACGCCACGGCGTCGAGAGCGGGTACATTGTCTCTTGCGAAGGGGGGCGGTACTGCGGTTGGCGCGGAGGGGGGGTGGCTGTCGACGCCCGGGGGAAGGAACTCCGCAAGTTCCGCGGGACGAGCGGCGCCCAAGAGCACGTGCACAATTTTCTCGAAGCCGTCCGGACGCGCGATCGCGGCTTGCTCAACGCCGAGGTCGCCATCGGCGACTCGTCGACGAACTGGTGCCACATGGCCAACCTCGCCTATCGCTCCGGCGTCGCGGGCGGGGGGAGCAAGGTCGACGGAGACGACCCCGCATGGCACGGGATGTTGGGGGCGCTTGGGGATCATCTGCAGGCGCACGGCATCGGCCTTGGCGACGAGCAATTGCGGGCAAGCGGCGTGCTGACGATCGCCGCGGACGACGCCGCATTCGCGGGGCCGAACGCCGAGGTCGCCAACAGCTTGCTGCAACGTGAATATCGCGCGGGGTACGAGTTTCCCACAGAGACGGCTTGA